Proteins encoded in a region of the Macaca mulatta isolate MMU2019108-1 chromosome X, T2T-MMU8v2.0, whole genome shotgun sequence genome:
- the CENPVL3 gene encoding centromere protein V-like protein 3, whose amino-acid sequence MGVAGWARARESAGAMGRVRNRATAQRRRRKRPGDPPAGCAAIAVMGASRAQCPRVQVGVGSHAAAKRWLGRLRRKRRWRRVREAGPRNPLPSTPLPDPPAPAESPEELDLGAQRERWETFRKLRGLSCEGAAKVLLDTFEYPGLVHHTGGCHCGAVRFAVWAPADLRVVDCSCRLCRKKQHRHFLVPASRFTLLQGADSIITYRSNTHPALHSFCSRCGVQSFHAAVSDPRVYGVAPHCLDEGTVRSVVIEEVGGGDPGEKAAEEPKAIHKTSSQSAPACPREQEQ is encoded by the coding sequence TAGCGGGCTGGGCACGCGCTCGGGAGTCTGCAGGCGCCATGGGCAGAGTGCGGAACCGGGCCACTGCTCAGCGGCGGAGGCGAAAGCGGCCCGGGGATCCTCCCGCCGGCTGCGCGGCCATCGCGGTCATGGGCGCCAGCCGCGCGCAGTGCCCCCGGGTCCAAGTCGGGGTCGGGAGCCACGCGGCGGCCAAGAGGTGGCTGGGAAGGTTGCGGCGGAAGCGCCGGTGGCGGCGGGTCCGGGAGGCGGGCCCCAGAAACCCGCTGCCCTCCACGCCACTCCCGGACCCTCCGGCGCCCGCCGAGTCCCCTGAGGAGCTGGACCTGGGCGCACAGCGGGAGCGCTGGGAGACGTTCAGGAAGCTGCGGGGCCTCAGCTGCGAGGGCGCCGCCAAGGTCCTGCTGGACACCTTCGAGTACCCGGGCCTCGTGCATCACACCGGGGGCTGCCACTGCGGCGCGGTCCGCTTTGCGGTCTGGGCCCCGGCAGATCTGCGCGTGGTGGATTGCagctgcaggctgtgcaggaagaaGCAGCACCGCCACTTCCTCGTCCCGGCCTCGCGCTTCACGCTGCTCCAGGGCGCGGACAGCATCATCACCTATCGGTCCAACACGCACCCGGCGCTGCACAGCTTCTGCAGCAGGTGCGGGGTGCAGAGTTTCCACGCAGCTGTCTCCGACCCCCGCGTGTACGGCGTCGCCCCGCACTGCCTGGACGAGGGCACCGTGCGCAGCGTGGTCATCGAGGAGGTCGGCGGTGGCGACCCGGGAGAGAAGGCCGCCGAGGAGCCCAAGGCCATCCACAAGACGTCCTCCCAGTCAGCCCCTGCGTGTCCCCGCGAACAGGAGCAGTGA